From Streptomyces sp. NBC_00370, a single genomic window includes:
- a CDS encoding class I SAM-dependent methyltransferase translates to MPAPLPPDDADHAAAGDPNPWQELEDRYAEPPPWEIGRPQQAFLDVARSGAVRGRVLDVGCGTGEHAFMCADLGLDVTGIDLATTALRTAEDKARQRGSAVRFLRHDALELPALGERFDTVLDSGMFHMLDPQDRAAFTGGLRTVLRPGGRYFLLCFSDREPKTPGVTVPYRLSRDDITAAFADKLQIDSVVPATIEITLDPAGIRGWLCAMTRTSA, encoded by the coding sequence ATGCCCGCACCGCTCCCGCCCGACGACGCTGATCACGCCGCGGCCGGCGACCCGAACCCCTGGCAGGAGCTGGAGGACCGGTACGCCGAGCCTCCGCCGTGGGAGATCGGGCGCCCGCAGCAGGCGTTCCTCGACGTCGCGCGCTCGGGCGCCGTCCGGGGACGGGTGCTGGACGTCGGCTGCGGGACCGGCGAGCACGCGTTCATGTGCGCCGACCTCGGTCTCGACGTCACCGGCATCGACCTGGCGACCACCGCGCTGCGGACCGCGGAGGACAAGGCCCGGCAGCGCGGCTCCGCCGTCCGGTTCCTGCGGCACGACGCACTGGAGCTGCCGGCTTTGGGAGAGCGGTTCGACACCGTGCTCGACTCGGGCATGTTCCACATGCTCGATCCGCAGGACCGGGCCGCGTTCACCGGCGGCCTGCGGACGGTGCTGCGCCCCGGAGGCCGCTACTTCCTGCTCTGTTTCAGCGACCGGGAGCCCAAGACCCCCGGGGTGACGGTCCCGTACCGGCTGTCGCGTGACGACATCACCGCCGCGTTCGCCGACAAGCTCCAGATCGATTCCGTCGTCCCCGCCACCATCGAGATCACCCTCGATCCGGCCGGCATCCGCGGCTGGCTCTGCGCCATG